In Nicotiana tabacum cultivar K326 chromosome 11, ASM71507v2, whole genome shotgun sequence, a single window of DNA contains:
- the LOC107831822 gene encoding 26S proteasome regulatory subunit 8 homolog A → MASAEVAKRRTETETEREESCCSAAKGTKQGEGLRQYYMQHIHDLQLQVRLKTHNLNRLEAQRNELNSKVRMLKEELQLLQEPGSYVGEVVKVMGKSKVLVKVHPEGKYVVDIDKNIDITKITPLTRVALRNDIYVLHLILPSKVDPLVNLMKVEKVPDSTYDMIGGLDQQIKEIKEVIELPIKHPELFESLGIAQPKGVLLYGPPGTGKTLLARAVAHHTDCTFIRVSGSELVQKYIGEGSRMVRELFVMAREHAPSIIFMDEIDSIGSARMESGSGNGDSEVQRTMLELLNQLDGFEASNKIKVLMATNRIDILDQALLRPGRIDRKIEFPNPNEESRFDILKIHSRKMNLMRGIDLKKIAEKMNGASGAELKAVCTEAGMFALRERRVHVTQEDFEMAVAKVMKKETEKNMSLRKLWK, encoded by the exons ATGGCGTCAGCGGAAGTAGCGAAGAGGAGGACGGAGACGGAGACGGAGAGAGAGGAGAGTTGTTGTTCGGCGGCAAAAGGAACGAAGCAAGGAGAAGGGCTGAGACAGTATTATATGCAGCATATCCATGATCTCCAGCTTCAGGTCCGGCTCAAGACTCACAATCTCAATCGACTTGAAGCCCAACGCAATGAGCTCAATTCCAAAG TGAGAATGCTTAAGGAAGAATTGCAATTGCTTCAGGAGCCTGGATCATATGTTGGTGAAGTTGTTAAAGTGATGGGGAAGTCAAAAGTTTTAGTTAAA GTTCATCCTGAAGGAAAATATGTTGTTGATATTGATAAGAATATTGACATTACAAAGATTACTCCATTAACCAGAGTAGCCCTCCGCAATGACATCTATGTTCTCCATCTAATTTTGCCCAGCAAAGTGGATCCTTTGGTCAACCTAATGAAAGTTGAGAAAGTGCCTGATTCCACTTATGACATGATTGGTGGCCTTGACCAGCAAATTAAAGAGATTAAGGAG GTTATTGAGCTTCCCATTAAACATCCTGAGCTGTTTGAGTCTCTTGGAATAGCTCAACCTAAG GGAGTGCTTCTTTACGGGCCTCCAGGTACTGGAAAAACATTGTTGGCTAGGGCAGTTGCACATCATACTGATTGTACCTTCATTCGGGTCTCTGGTTCTGAGTTGGTGCAGAAATATATTGGAGAAGGTTCTCGTATGGTGCGAGAACTCTTTGTTATGGCCAG GGAACATGctccttctatcatttttatggATGAAATAGACAGTATCGGATCTGCTAGAATGGAATCAGGAAGTGGCAACGGTGATAGTGAAGTGCAGAGGACAATGTTGGAGCTTCTTAATCAGCTCGATGGATTTGAGGCATCAAACAAAATTAAG GTTTTGATGGCTACAAACCGTATAGATATTCTGGATCAAGCACTCCTGAGACCAGGAAGGATTGATAGGAAGATCGAATTTCCAAATCCCAATGAAGAG TCCCGTTTCGACATATTGAAGATTCATTCCAGGAAGATGAACTTGATGCGAGGGATTGACTTGAAGAAAATTGCTGAGAAGATGAATGGCGCTTCTGGGGCAGAACTTAAG GCTGTGTGTACAGAAGCAGGAATGTTTGCTCTAAGGGAGAGGAGGGTACACGTGACACAAGAAGATTTTGAGATGGCAGTTGCCAAGGTAATGAAGAAGGAGACAGAGAAGAATATGTCTTTGCGAAAGCTGTGGAAGTAA